A genomic stretch from Chitinophaga agri includes:
- a CDS encoding PepSY-like domain-containing protein: MKKLVLIICVAFISSGTTFAQKKSAKKTKKVVAKKEVVAPVAVKDAFQQNFAVTDAKWSKNYSGHWVANFTKEDVKTTAEYDADGKWVATRSTYAADRLPEMVSSTLRSKYPTATIKDGWKIERSDVAAYYKVNIQDNGVEKSVLVNEGGTVSE, translated from the coding sequence ATGAAAAAGTTAGTATTAATAATTTGTGTGGCATTCATATCTTCCGGCACAACTTTTGCACAAAAAAAATCAGCAAAAAAAACAAAGAAGGTAGTTGCGAAGAAAGAGGTAGTAGCTCCTGTGGCTGTAAAGGATGCGTTTCAGCAGAACTTTGCAGTAACAGACGCGAAGTGGTCAAAGAACTACAGTGGTCATTGGGTAGCGAACTTTACTAAAGAAGACGTAAAGACTACGGCCGAATATGACGCTGATGGTAAGTGGGTAGCAACCCGTAGTACATATGCAGCAGACAGGTTACCTGAAATGGTATCCTCTACGCTCAGATCTAAATATCCAACCGCTACTATTAAAGACGGCTGGAAAATAGAAAGATCAGATGTAGCTGCATATTATAAGGTTAATATTCAGGATAACGGTGTAGAGAAATCAGTGTTAGTAAATGAAGGTGGCACCGTATCAGAATAA
- a CDS encoding helix-turn-helix domain-containing protein, with translation MKEVQDILALAIRQPAMSDQLQLAESDTVAVPDCLDFSLQRFTYDRPLPVEDVAMVVYQPAKRGQTAAIELRYCVAGNKYCQNPGCTDRVCADGHRDNCVQKSPSIDMITVKFQPSFIQSLQKGSTNSTLFDMQSRKPFVKTIQPSTKSKEVLEQMVHHNYDGALKNIFLQSKALELLLFSSDQFVQNDTDDRFGCRFLTQLEDREKIEKARDILLEQLDAPITIRDLARRVAMNECYLKKGFKAMYGTTIYDYFQKERMEKAKSLLYERGMSVSEVAILMGYSCISHFSTAFKKHTGLKPCELLLR, from the coding sequence GTGAAAGAGGTACAGGATATATTAGCATTGGCTATCAGGCAGCCCGCTATGAGCGATCAGCTGCAGCTGGCAGAAAGTGACACTGTTGCAGTGCCGGACTGTCTCGATTTTTCTTTGCAGCGGTTTACGTATGATCGTCCGTTGCCTGTAGAAGATGTTGCCATGGTGGTATACCAACCTGCCAAACGTGGACAGACAGCTGCTATAGAGTTACGCTATTGTGTAGCTGGTAATAAATATTGTCAGAATCCGGGTTGTACCGACCGTGTATGTGCGGATGGGCATAGGGACAACTGTGTACAGAAGTCTCCTTCCATCGACATGATCACTGTAAAATTTCAGCCTTCTTTCATACAATCGCTGCAGAAAGGGTCAACTAATTCTACCCTTTTTGATATGCAGTCCCGCAAGCCTTTTGTAAAGACAATTCAGCCGAGCACCAAATCCAAGGAAGTACTGGAGCAGATGGTGCACCATAATTATGATGGTGCGCTGAAAAACATCTTCCTGCAGAGCAAGGCGCTGGAATTGTTATTGTTCAGCTCTGATCAGTTTGTACAGAATGATACGGATGATCGTTTTGGCTGTCGTTTCCTGACACAGTTGGAAGATCGTGAGAAGATAGAAAAAGCCAGGGATATTCTCCTGGAGCAGCTGGATGCGCCGATTACTATCCGTGATCTGGCCCGTCGTGTGGCGATGAATGAATGTTACCTGAAAAAGGGGTTCAAAGCGATGTACGGTACGACGATCTATGATTATTTCCAGAAGGAAAGAATGGAGAAAGCAAAGAGTCTGTTATACGAAAGAGGCATGTCTGTTTCTGAAGTAGCCATCCTGATGGGGTACTCGTGTATTTCTCACTTCTCTACTGCATTCAAGAAACATACAGGCCTGAAACCTTGTGAATTGTTACTTAGATAA